The following proteins are encoded in a genomic region of Dyadobacter sp. UC 10:
- a CDS encoding response regulator transcription factor codes for MPRISIGLVEDNPTIASDLWEKLSLSDDVELILKAINGKDLFKKLANSALPEVFLMDIEMAEMDGITTTRLLKEKYPTVKILILTMFDDDTKLFEAIKAGASGYLLKDEKPHKIINAISEVLEGGAPMSPLMAAKTLDLLRQGSNDIQIQSVSKSAELTLRENEILEWLIRGLNVRQISEKLFVSDKTIRKHLEHIYQKLQVRGSREAVAKVIGRNY; via the coding sequence ATGCCTAGAATCAGTATTGGACTAGTAGAAGACAATCCCACGATTGCCTCAGATTTATGGGAAAAACTGTCTCTGAGTGATGACGTTGAGCTTATCCTTAAGGCGATAAACGGGAAAGACCTTTTCAAGAAGTTAGCCAATTCGGCGCTTCCAGAAGTATTTCTGATGGACATTGAAATGGCAGAAATGGACGGGATCACCACGACCCGCCTGCTGAAAGAAAAGTATCCGACAGTAAAGATCCTGATCCTGACAATGTTTGATGATGACACCAAACTTTTTGAGGCGATCAAGGCAGGCGCGTCCGGCTATCTTCTGAAAGATGAAAAGCCGCATAAGATCATCAATGCGATATCAGAAGTACTGGAAGGCGGTGCGCCGATGTCACCTTTAATGGCCGCCAAAACATTGGACCTGCTTCGTCAGGGATCCAATGACATTCAGATCCAATCAGTTTCAAAATCTGCAGAGCTTACTTTGCGGGAAAATGAAATTTTGGAATGGCTGATCCGCGGACTCAATGTCCGGCAAATAAGCGAGAAGCTTTTTGTTTCCGACAAAACCATCCGGAAACACCTCGAACACATTTACCAGAAACTACAGGTAAGAGGCAGCCGCGAAGCCGTCGCCAAGGTTATCGGGAGAAATTACTAG
- a CDS encoding PP2C family protein-serine/threonine phosphatase, whose amino-acid sequence MKISIHQPAGFNEMGGRSNNEDSIYPIPGTATSADRLFLVCDGVGGEHKGEEASFLACKHISDFFLRSGEEDISKSFVQKAVIAAREAFIETEKHDPDTAGMATTLTLLYFDNYGAVLAHLGDSRIYHIRNGKIIFQTSDHKWVNELVQSGVITEEQAALHPQRNVITKVITASRADEADYMRISDIEAGDFFFLCSDGVLEQLYDDLLEYHLRDNPDNHPEPIEILEAVKNECAHQTNDNFSAYLIKIASVGEQKAGEEKVNEKVVNAVMPESVVSRQSIEKPRGVLFGLIAFAVIFCSGLIFHFVKSEKQAEKALFESKTNINDPDSVQVEVPVRATGGPEVED is encoded by the coding sequence ATGAAAATATCGATTCATCAGCCTGCCGGTTTTAACGAAATGGGTGGACGCTCCAACAATGAGGATAGCATTTATCCTATTCCCGGAACGGCCACAAGTGCCGATCGGCTTTTTTTGGTTTGTGATGGGGTTGGAGGTGAACACAAAGGAGAGGAAGCCAGCTTCCTCGCTTGTAAACATATCAGCGATTTTTTTCTCAGGTCTGGCGAAGAAGATATTTCGAAGTCATTTGTCCAAAAGGCGGTAATTGCGGCGAGAGAAGCATTTATAGAAACCGAGAAACACGATCCAGATACGGCGGGAATGGCCACAACCCTCACATTGCTGTATTTTGATAATTATGGTGCAGTGCTGGCGCATTTGGGAGACAGCAGGATTTACCATATCAGAAATGGAAAAATTATTTTTCAAACCAGTGATCATAAATGGGTTAATGAGCTGGTCCAGAGTGGAGTGATTACGGAAGAGCAGGCCGCGCTCCATCCGCAGCGAAATGTGATCACAAAAGTTATCACCGCCTCACGGGCGGATGAAGCCGATTATATGCGGATCAGCGATATCGAGGCTGGGGACTTTTTTTTCTTATGTTCTGATGGTGTGCTCGAACAGCTTTATGATGACCTGCTGGAATATCATTTACGCGACAATCCGGATAACCATCCCGAACCAATTGAAATATTAGAGGCAGTAAAAAATGAATGTGCACACCAAACGAATGATAATTTTTCAGCCTATCTCATTAAGATAGCGTCCGTTGGCGAACAAAAGGCTGGGGAAGAAAAGGTGAATGAAAAGGTGGTAAATGCCGTCATGCCTGAGTCTGTCGTATCCAGGCAATCAATAGAAAAACCGCGCGGAGTTTTGTTTGGCCTGATCGCATTTGCAGTCATTTTTTGCAGCGGGTTAATATTTCATTTTGTCAAATCAGAAAAACAAGCCGAGAAAGCTCTTTTCGAGTCGAAAACCAATATAAATGATCCTGATTCGGTTCAGGTCGAGGTTCCTGTCCGAGCAACTGGCGGGCCGGAAGTTGAAGATTAA
- a CDS encoding TonB family protein, protein MDATDFNNRFDYDADNDLLGEGGFGKIFKAWDNVRNEFIALKMSKVVPGMEEFSLLNEYERVKQLEHPNIARYMDCRRIKLPGIGTHDIALMKYYEHGNLVQLLKNHVLTSGQKTKLIEGLLDGISYLHKLKPLIIHSDLKPSNILIVERRGFFIPLITDFGISRRATVDDKSYVTNVTGAGTYAYAAPEQWEAKELRPNADLWSFGILAIYVWFNGKKLPFRSDDISIATESGRIEYMKRVMALDFIPDLKGLPETYQKMIDVCLVISPQNRARSVDQLYTILRGNEPALMDEQTKVMPKPAQGRPQPAAHDEKTKILPQIEEPVKEAIKEEFKPEPIPEPLPAKKKRYMIPVVLVSAAAIGGLSLLWITTDPKPPAAKRLSSPVVAPKPVVEEVRPPAFVKAVEKPKKKLPAKSSAATVTRSKTENKAVYHVVEESPRFPGGTLAMESWVSNNMQMPEAASRSFISGAVRVSFVVNADGTREDVQVVRGLGYGCDEEAIRLVKAMPRWIPGRTAGSSVRVRTIAAISFD, encoded by the coding sequence ATGGATGCTACCGATTTCAATAATCGCTTTGATTACGACGCCGACAACGACTTGCTTGGCGAGGGCGGTTTTGGGAAAATTTTTAAAGCCTGGGACAATGTCCGGAACGAATTCATTGCCCTCAAAATGTCAAAGGTTGTGCCTGGTATGGAGGAATTCAGTCTTTTAAATGAGTATGAAAGAGTTAAGCAATTAGAACATCCGAACATTGCAAGATATATGGACTGCCGCCGGATCAAATTACCGGGCATAGGAACGCATGACATCGCATTGATGAAATACTATGAGCACGGAAATCTTGTTCAATTGCTTAAAAATCACGTCCTCACTAGTGGACAGAAAACCAAGCTTATCGAAGGACTGCTGGACGGAATTTCCTATCTGCACAAGTTGAAGCCCCTGATTATCCACAGCGATCTGAAACCGTCGAACATACTGATTGTGGAACGAAGAGGGTTTTTTATTCCGTTAATTACCGATTTTGGAATAAGCCGCAGGGCAACAGTTGATGATAAATCATATGTAACCAATGTCACAGGCGCAGGGACGTATGCTTATGCGGCACCCGAGCAGTGGGAGGCGAAAGAACTGAGGCCTAACGCAGACTTGTGGAGCTTTGGTATTCTTGCGATTTATGTGTGGTTTAACGGTAAAAAACTTCCTTTCCGCTCTGACGATATTAGCATCGCTACTGAATCAGGGCGGATTGAATATATGAAGCGCGTGATGGCGCTGGACTTTATTCCCGATTTAAAAGGGTTGCCGGAAACATATCAGAAAATGATCGATGTGTGTCTGGTCATCAGTCCACAGAACCGGGCGAGATCCGTAGACCAGCTATATACGATTCTTCGAGGGAACGAGCCGGCCTTGATGGACGAGCAGACGAAGGTTATGCCAAAGCCAGCCCAGGGGAGACCACAGCCTGCGGCCCATGATGAAAAAACCAAAATCCTCCCGCAAATTGAGGAACCAGTGAAGGAGGCTATAAAAGAGGAGTTTAAGCCAGAGCCCATACCAGAGCCTTTGCCTGCTAAAAAGAAGCGTTATATGATACCTGTCGTACTTGTGTCAGCGGCAGCGATTGGGGGGCTTTCGTTGTTGTGGATTACTACGGATCCAAAACCACCGGCTGCTAAACGACTGTCCTCGCCGGTCGTTGCACCTAAGCCGGTTGTGGAAGAAGTACGTCCGCCGGCTTTTGTCAAAGCTGTTGAAAAACCTAAGAAGAAACTTCCGGCTAAGAGTAGTGCCGCCACGGTAACCAGATCAAAAACGGAAAACAAAGCTGTGTACCATGTTGTAGAAGAGAGTCCGAGATTTCCGGGAGGAACATTGGCTATGGAAAGCTGGGTTTCCAACAATATGCAAATGCCCGAAGCTGCTTCACGATCTTTTATTTCCGGTGCGGTACGCGTTTCGTTTGTGGTGAATGCAGACGGCACCCGGGAAGATGTCCAGGTGGTGAGAGGCCTGGGCTATGGCTGCGACGAAGAAGCAATCAGGCTTGTCAAAGCGATGCCCCGCTGGATCCCCGGCAGAACTGCGGGAAGCAGTGTAAGAGTCAGGACGATTGCTGCTATTTCGTTTGACTAG
- a CDS encoding FHA domain-containing protein, with product MEIACRKCSAVLSVASTAIPIVKCSNCGYPNPVIAGAQPAPARPQMPAPVTPHQQMAVPPVPSSPPPAPQPPRPTAGRPQASASELGWLVVHDENADQQTHPLRIGKQVIGRKSVSRPCDIMIETDDPYMGRNHCVLEVKPSRTGSYEFFLSDVKMTNGIPEQMSTNGTFINSQAAPLRPKDMVYLKDGDTIQMGKTKVVIKTLITAASAQDASRIVQDMDYAPTVIIK from the coding sequence ATGGAAATAGCATGCAGAAAGTGCAGCGCCGTGCTATCCGTAGCCAGCACTGCCATACCGATTGTTAAATGTAGCAACTGCGGCTACCCCAATCCCGTAATCGCAGGAGCGCAGCCTGCGCCTGCAAGACCGCAGATGCCTGCCCCGGTTACGCCCCATCAACAAATGGCTGTTCCGCCAGTACCGTCCTCTCCGCCACCCGCGCCCCAGCCACCGCGACCAACAGCGGGCAGGCCGCAGGCAAGCGCATCAGAATTGGGCTGGCTGGTTGTCCACGACGAAAATGCGGATCAGCAAACGCATCCTTTGAGAATTGGAAAACAGGTGATCGGCAGGAAAAGCGTGAGCCGCCCCTGCGACATTATGATTGAAACGGATGATCCTTATATGGGCCGAAACCATTGTGTTCTGGAAGTAAAGCCAAGCAGGACAGGCAGCTACGAATTTTTTTTGTCGGATGTCAAAATGACGAATGGTATTCCCGAGCAGATGAGCACCAACGGAACGTTTATTAATTCACAGGCCGCTCCGTTAAGGCCCAAGGATATGGTTTATCTCAAAGACGGTGATACCATACAAATGGGTAAAACCAAAGTAGTAATTAAGACATTGATCACCGCTGCAAGCGCCCAGGATGCTTCCCGCATTGTACAGGATATGGATTACGCACCGACTGTGATCATCAAATAG